One stretch of Roseiconus lacunae DNA includes these proteins:
- a CDS encoding DegT/DnrJ/EryC1/StrS family aminotransferase has product MSTAHPTHHLKSNDSVSGRMLHVGAPNVGDRRRFNELVDEIFQRRWFTNNGCVVQELEREIAAYLDVKHCITVCNATVGLQLACHALDLSGEVVVPSFTFAATPHAAQWEGLTPVFVDISRQSHSIDPESIRASITSETSAILGVHLWGIPCQTDAIDEIAKQYGLAVIYDAAHAFGSQNGDRMIGNFGNCEVFSFHATKFFNTFEGGAITTNDDALAERLKLMRNFGFAGMDHVIHLGTNAKMPEICAAMGLSLLPCLEKIQSANQYKHSLYRAHLDTVDGLRVLSYDHLAKTNWQYVVLEVDSQVFGRTRDELMEDLHRQNIRVRRYFYPGCHRMEPYRSQPQNQSLELPNTERACQRVLCLPTGSDIDEGDIDRVCQAIRGY; this is encoded by the coding sequence ATGTCAACCGCGCACCCCACACATCATCTGAAATCAAACGACAGCGTCTCCGGCCGCATGCTTCACGTGGGAGCTCCAAATGTTGGCGACCGACGACGCTTCAATGAACTCGTCGACGAGATTTTCCAAAGGCGTTGGTTTACCAACAACGGCTGTGTGGTTCAGGAACTCGAACGCGAGATCGCTGCATACCTTGATGTCAAACACTGTATCACGGTTTGCAACGCAACTGTTGGCTTGCAACTCGCCTGCCATGCACTCGACTTATCAGGCGAAGTTGTTGTCCCATCATTCACTTTTGCCGCAACGCCGCATGCGGCCCAGTGGGAAGGCCTGACACCGGTCTTTGTGGATATTAGTCGCCAATCGCATTCGATTGACCCAGAAAGCATCCGAGCATCGATAACGTCCGAAACGAGTGCAATTCTAGGGGTCCATCTTTGGGGAATCCCTTGCCAAACCGATGCCATTGATGAAATCGCGAAGCAGTATGGTCTCGCCGTCATCTACGATGCCGCTCACGCATTCGGGAGCCAGAACGGTGACCGCATGATCGGTAACTTCGGCAATTGCGAAGTGTTCAGCTTTCATGCGACGAAGTTTTTCAACACCTTTGAAGGTGGTGCGATCACAACAAACGACGACGCATTGGCCGAGCGACTGAAGCTAATGCGGAATTTTGGTTTTGCGGGAATGGACCACGTGATCCATCTTGGCACCAACGCGAAGATGCCAGAGATCTGTGCCGCGATGGGGTTATCGCTATTGCCTTGCCTGGAAAAAATTCAATCTGCCAACCAGTACAAGCATTCGCTTTACCGAGCTCACCTCGATACTGTCGACGGACTTCGCGTGCTGTCATACGATCACTTGGCAAAAACTAACTGGCAATACGTTGTCCTTGAAGTTGACAGTCAAGTGTTTGGCCGAACCCGCGATGAGCTAATGGAAGACCTGCACCGGCAAAACATCCGTGTACGGCGATATTTTTATCCGGGATGCCACCGGATGGAACCGTATCGTTCGCAGCCCCAGAATCAATCGCTAGAGCTGCCAAATACAGAGCGTGCCTGCCAGCGAGTTTTATGCCTGCCCACAGGAAGTGATATCGATGAAGGCGATATCGACCGTGTATGCCAGGCGATACGCGGCTATTGA
- a CDS encoding class I SAM-dependent methyltransferase, whose protein sequence is MSHERDGAIDATRNYDAELRDNAGRKYAYNFDLDVMHPFMVRSFIPFFQTGNCLELGSYLGDFTKRLLKHFDQVTCVEASGDAVAHLESTLGDAVRCVHATFEDVQLDRHFENIVLTHVLEHLDDPVLVLRRINEEWLTDNGRLLLVCPNANAPSRQIAVKMGLIPHNAAVTDAERQHGHRITYSLDTLERDARAAGLKVIHRSGIFFKALANFQWDRLLATDIISQDYLEGCYQLGQLYPDLCASIFLVCEKAG, encoded by the coding sequence ATGTCACACGAACGTGACGGTGCGATCGACGCGACTCGCAACTACGACGCCGAACTCCGGGACAATGCGGGTCGCAAATATGCATACAACTTTGACTTGGACGTCATGCACCCTTTCATGGTGCGATCATTTATTCCATTTTTCCAAACTGGCAATTGTCTGGAACTGGGCAGCTACCTCGGCGACTTTACAAAGCGGTTGCTGAAACATTTCGACCAAGTGACCTGCGTTGAAGCCTCCGGTGATGCGGTCGCTCATCTTGAATCCACACTCGGTGATGCGGTGCGATGCGTCCATGCGACTTTCGAAGATGTCCAACTCGACAGACATTTTGAGAACATTGTTCTGACACACGTCTTGGAACATCTCGACGACCCCGTTCTTGTTTTGCGACGTATCAATGAGGAGTGGCTGACGGACAACGGTCGACTGCTGTTGGTGTGCCCGAACGCCAACGCCCCTTCACGCCAGATCGCCGTCAAGATGGGTTTGATTCCTCACAACGCTGCGGTGACAGATGCCGAACGACAACACGGGCACCGGATCACCTATTCGCTTGACACCCTTGAACGCGACGCCCGCGCCGCAGGATTGAAAGTGATCCACCGTAGCGGGATTTTCTTTAAAGCGCTCGCCAACTTTCAGTGGGATCGTTTGCTCGCGACCGATATCATTTCGCAAGATTACTTAGAAGGTTGTTACCAATTGGGACAACTGTATCCCGACCTTTGCGCGAGCATTTTCTTGGTCTGTGAGAAGGCAGGGTAA
- a CDS encoding GNAT family N-acetyltransferase — protein sequence MQDSPVAPIIVRCNTSTETAIYTHLLECSDQFIPPLGDRVDLGRYANKLYRLAFRHEAWHKKSLVGLVAVYLPEEGQVPTAFVSNVSILSSYRRYGIAKQLLADAHINAATALVEKICLQVSCENTAAINLYQSIGYRQSERSDDQFTLCLDLGSKDVTRT from the coding sequence ATGCAGGATTCTCCCGTCGCCCCCATCATCGTCAGGTGCAATACGTCGACTGAGACCGCGATTTACACGCATTTGCTCGAATGTTCCGATCAGTTCATTCCCCCGCTTGGTGACCGAGTCGACCTTGGCCGGTATGCGAATAAACTCTATCGACTTGCGTTCCGTCACGAGGCATGGCACAAGAAGAGCCTCGTTGGTCTGGTCGCCGTTTACCTTCCTGAGGAAGGCCAAGTCCCAACCGCTTTCGTCTCAAACGTCAGCATACTCAGCTCATACCGTCGTTATGGAATCGCCAAACAGCTTTTGGCAGATGCACACATTAATGCGGCAACGGCTTTAGTCGAGAAAATCTGCTTGCAAGTCTCTTGCGAAAATACAGCTGCCATCAATCTTTATCAGTCGATCGGGTACCGCCAGAGCGAACGCTCCGATGACCAATTCACCCTCTGCCTTGACCTAGGAAGTAAAGATGTCACACGAACGTGA
- a CDS encoding glycoside hydrolase family protein — protein sequence MTRLAPIWKKRGLIFDPSEHALPLGCEQFAQSPQALIGEGYIRIYFSTRSRDTKTEKYLSHVCYVDFSNDFQDILRIAQHQVIPLGELGCFDEHGIFPINVVPVGDQVYGYTCGWSRRSAVSVETGIGLAVSHDGGRTFQRRGSGPVLSASLNEPCLVGDGFVRHYQDRYYMWYIYGLPWKHFEGTSQAERIYKIAYATSHDGLTWKKASRSPLISDAIGEDECQALPTVIEYQGRYHMYFCFRYATDFRTNPDRGYRLGYAYSDDLQTWTRDDSLVGISKSGNPNDWDNEMMCYPHVFSHSNQLYLLYNGNQFGRYGFGLAVAE from the coding sequence ATGACGCGGCTTGCACCAATCTGGAAAAAACGCGGCCTGATCTTTGATCCATCGGAACACGCGCTACCGTTGGGTTGCGAACAATTCGCTCAGTCGCCGCAGGCGCTGATTGGCGAAGGCTACATCCGCATTTACTTTTCGACTCGATCCAGAGATACCAAAACCGAAAAGTACCTCAGCCATGTATGCTACGTCGATTTTTCGAACGACTTTCAAGACATCTTACGAATCGCCCAGCACCAGGTGATACCACTTGGCGAACTGGGTTGCTTTGATGAGCACGGGATCTTCCCAATCAACGTCGTACCGGTTGGCGATCAAGTCTATGGTTACACGTGCGGTTGGAGTCGGCGTTCCGCGGTCAGCGTCGAAACGGGGATCGGCTTGGCGGTCAGCCATGATGGCGGGCGAACATTCCAGCGACGCGGGTCCGGTCCGGTGCTCTCGGCATCGCTGAACGAACCCTGCCTTGTCGGCGATGGATTCGTCAGACACTACCAAGATCGATACTATATGTGGTACATCTACGGGTTGCCATGGAAGCACTTCGAAGGCACTTCGCAAGCCGAGCGGATTTATAAGATTGCATACGCGACTAGCCATGATGGTTTGACTTGGAAGAAGGCATCGCGGTCCCCCTTGATCTCCGATGCGATTGGCGAAGACGAATGCCAAGCGTTGCCGACAGTTATCGAATACCAAGGGCGATACCACATGTACTTCTGCTTCCGCTACGCGACTGACTTTCGTACGAATCCCGATCGTGGCTATCGGCTCGGATACGCCTATTCCGATGACTTGCAAACATGGACTCGTGACGATTCATTGGTTGGAATCTCAAAATCCGGCAATCCGAATGACTGGGACAACGAAATGATGTGTTACCCCCATGTTTTTAGCCACTCGAATCAGCTGTACCTGCTCTACAACGGCAACCAGTTTGGTCGGTACGGCTTCGGTCTCGCAGTTGCCGAGTAA
- a CDS encoding glycoside hydrolase family protein, with translation MRQAPYRWTKLGVVFDPTRSAVPGAKWIKEFAQAPSVILKDDVVRIYFSCRPAPDERGQYTSHCTFLDVNPDDVTEVIRVHHRPILPLGEPGTFDQFGTYPISVAAFEDRFRAYYAGWTRCESVPFNTAIGVAESNSDGEQFEKLGPGPVIPYTPDEPFVLSGPKIRRFEDRWFLYYIAGRKWIIDHGRPEPVYKIRVATSDDGLQWKKENRDLIPPRIEDDEAQASPDVIFSNGRYHMFFCYRRSRDYRGHAGGYRIGYASSHDALHWERDDTRAGIDVSETGWDSEMISYPHLADIDGTTYMFYLGNQVGKHGFGVARLEGEL, from the coding sequence ATGAGACAAGCTCCGTATCGATGGACCAAGTTAGGAGTCGTTTTTGATCCGACTCGTTCGGCAGTTCCCGGCGCGAAATGGATCAAGGAATTCGCCCAAGCGCCTTCGGTCATCCTTAAAGACGACGTCGTTCGCATCTACTTCTCATGTCGCCCCGCACCGGACGAACGCGGGCAGTACACCAGTCACTGCACCTTTCTAGATGTCAATCCCGATGACGTCACCGAAGTCATTCGCGTTCACCATCGCCCGATCCTGCCGCTCGGCGAGCCCGGAACGTTTGACCAATTTGGTACGTATCCAATTTCCGTAGCCGCGTTCGAAGATCGCTTTCGTGCTTACTACGCGGGATGGACACGTTGCGAATCGGTACCGTTTAATACCGCGATTGGCGTCGCCGAAAGCAACTCCGATGGTGAGCAGTTCGAGAAACTCGGGCCGGGACCGGTGATCCCGTATACGCCCGATGAACCGTTCGTCCTCAGCGGTCCGAAGATCCGCCGATTCGAAGACCGTTGGTTCTTATACTACATCGCCGGACGAAAATGGATCATTGATCACGGACGCCCCGAACCGGTTTACAAAATTCGCGTCGCAACTTCAGACGATGGTTTGCAGTGGAAGAAAGAAAACCGTGATTTGATTCCGCCTCGCATCGAAGATGACGAAGCACAAGCGAGTCCCGACGTTATCTTTTCGAATGGCCGGTACCACATGTTCTTCTGCTATCGGAGAAGCAGGGATTATCGTGGCCACGCTGGTGGCTACCGGATAGGCTATGCTTCATCGCACGATGCGCTTCACTGGGAACGTGACGACACCCGTGCCGGGATCGATGTATCTGAGACAGGCTGGGACAGTGAAATGATCAGCTATCCTCATCTCGCCGACATCGACGGAACGACCTACATGTTTTACTTGGGAAACCAAGTTGGAAAACATGGTTTTGGGGTAGCGAGATTGGAGGGTGAACTATGA
- a CDS encoding WbqC family protein: MGTKRIGIMQPYFFPYIGYFHLISAVDVFVIYDNVKYTKRGWINRNRFLEQGAASTFSVPVKKASDSLNIDQREVADSFDRQKLLRRLSQAYRKAPQFDTTFALVRDAVLHSNSNLYDYIENSLRCLLEYLSIEKTILRSSSVEIDHSLRGQDKVIAICSALDATSYVNAIGGTELYDTDHFQDHAIELRFVESHLRVYEQFDQPFVPWLSILDMLMFNPVNVVRADALEGYSLIPKPAAVV, translated from the coding sequence GTGGGAACGAAACGAATCGGTATCATGCAGCCGTACTTCTTCCCGTACATCGGCTACTTTCATTTAATCAGTGCTGTCGATGTCTTCGTGATCTATGACAACGTGAAGTACACCAAACGTGGTTGGATCAACCGCAACCGTTTTCTTGAACAAGGTGCGGCGAGCACTTTTTCGGTGCCCGTTAAGAAAGCGTCTGATTCGCTAAACATTGACCAGCGTGAAGTCGCCGATTCTTTCGATCGTCAGAAGCTACTTCGGCGGCTGTCCCAGGCCTATCGAAAAGCGCCACAGTTCGACACCACTTTCGCTCTCGTGCGAGACGCAGTTTTGCATTCGAACTCGAACCTGTATGACTATATCGAGAACTCGCTGCGGTGCCTGCTAGAGTACCTGTCGATTGAGAAAACGATTCTTCGCTCGTCGTCGGTTGAGATCGATCATTCGCTACGTGGACAAGACAAGGTCATCGCGATTTGCTCGGCACTCGATGCCACCTCTTACGTTAACGCAATCGGCGGGACCGAACTGTACGACACAGACCACTTCCAAGATCATGCTATTGAACTTCGCTTTGTCGAATCCCATCTGCGAGTGTATGAACAGTTCGACCAACCATTTGTTCCTTGGCTTTCCATCTTGGACATGCTGATGTTCAACCCAGTTAATGTCGTTCGAGCCGATGCGTTGGAAGGATATTCGCTGATCCCTAAGCCAGCTGCAGTCGTATGA
- a CDS encoding AMP-binding protein → MVQPAENRPSRPENNRWWRFASQSGSNPQVNFNREVSSVESPRSTASLRSQGSNLANDQRSAKGLDHYRDVPAFGLLQHAAEQLPMRHAIVYGDDRWTYLDLNADSIRAAAMLQRLGVSPGDRVGLLLPNVPEYIISANAVWRAGGIVLAISPLMVASEVQSLLEQTKCKYVICLDVLSHLLADGTTTDGVDRTTLLVSIRKHLPAHQQLGYLLKRGYQWLRHRPGGHGSRVGWFWEEINQVDRSWQPISIDPQYDPAYILPTGGTTGLPKAVTLSHQNMVANAWQQYAWTDRSFGREIMLGVLPFFHSYGMSATVMGGAAMAATLVLHHRYQTVKTIQLIERHRPTVFHAVPAMLHAMNERLRSYPSERLDSIRWVISGGAPLEESVALEFTENCSNDDSLEGPTVVEGYGLSESSPVTHVGHLFEPPRYGRIGLPLPETECKIISDVGEALDDGMVGELCIRGPQVMLGYWNDPVATGHAIENGWLHTGDLAVRHPDGYFEIVGRKKDLIITSGYNVYPAEVEETLSRYPGIEEVAVVGAPDERRGELVHAVIVTRDGSPPDFVALDQFCRQELSAHKRPQRFSHRKQPLPRNFLGKIIRRELRCEPEGANESSESFDGGDEDE, encoded by the coding sequence GTGGTACAGCCAGCTGAAAACCGACCTTCGCGTCCTGAAAACAACCGTTGGTGGCGATTTGCCAGCCAGTCAGGTTCGAATCCTCAGGTAAACTTCAATCGCGAAGTTAGCTCGGTTGAATCTCCAAGGTCAACAGCATCCTTGCGATCGCAGGGTAGCAATTTGGCGAACGATCAACGCTCGGCCAAGGGACTCGATCACTATCGTGATGTTCCGGCGTTCGGTCTGCTTCAACATGCGGCCGAACAATTGCCCATGCGTCATGCGATTGTCTATGGCGATGACCGCTGGACGTACCTGGATCTGAATGCGGACTCGATTCGTGCCGCGGCAATGCTTCAGCGTCTCGGGGTCAGCCCGGGCGATCGAGTGGGGTTGCTGCTTCCGAACGTACCGGAATACATCATCAGCGCTAACGCGGTTTGGCGAGCTGGCGGAATCGTGCTTGCGATCAGCCCACTGATGGTCGCTAGCGAAGTTCAATCACTGCTCGAACAGACCAAGTGTAAGTATGTCATTTGTTTGGACGTGCTTTCTCATCTGCTTGCCGACGGGACCACGACCGACGGCGTGGACCGAACGACGCTTCTCGTTTCCATTCGCAAACATCTGCCGGCCCATCAGCAATTGGGTTATCTACTGAAACGCGGTTATCAGTGGCTACGGCATCGCCCCGGAGGCCATGGCAGCCGTGTGGGGTGGTTTTGGGAAGAGATCAACCAAGTCGATCGAAGTTGGCAGCCGATCAGCATCGACCCACAATATGATCCTGCCTATATCCTACCGACCGGCGGAACCACTGGGCTCCCCAAGGCGGTGACATTAAGTCATCAAAACATGGTTGCCAACGCGTGGCAGCAGTACGCGTGGACCGATCGATCGTTCGGGCGTGAAATCATGCTCGGTGTGCTGCCCTTTTTCCATAGTTATGGGATGTCAGCGACCGTAATGGGAGGCGCGGCGATGGCGGCAACGTTGGTACTGCACCACCGCTACCAGACCGTCAAAACAATTCAGTTGATTGAGCGGCACCGACCGACGGTATTTCATGCCGTCCCGGCGATGCTGCACGCGATGAATGAACGTCTGCGGAGTTATCCGAGTGAACGATTGGATTCGATCCGCTGGGTGATTTCCGGTGGTGCGCCGCTAGAGGAGTCGGTTGCGCTTGAGTTCACCGAAAACTGTTCGAACGATGATTCTCTGGAAGGCCCGACGGTGGTCGAGGGCTACGGCTTGAGCGAGTCGTCACCGGTCACCCATGTCGGACACTTGTTTGAGCCACCGCGGTATGGGCGGATCGGGCTGCCGCTTCCAGAAACAGAATGCAAGATCATCTCGGATGTAGGGGAAGCGTTAGATGACGGGATGGTTGGTGAACTTTGTATCCGTGGACCCCAGGTGATGCTGGGCTATTGGAACGACCCAGTAGCGACCGGCCATGCGATCGAAAACGGATGGTTGCATACCGGAGATTTAGCGGTCCGGCACCCAGACGGGTACTTCGAAATCGTTGGCCGTAAAAAGGATTTAATTATCACATCGGGATACAACGTCTACCCGGCCGAAGTCGAAGAAACACTTTCTCGCTATCCGGGGATCGAAGAGGTTGCCGTTGTCGGTGCGCCTGACGAACGTCGGGGCGAACTTGTACACGCGGTCATCGTTACTCGGGATGGCTCGCCCCCCGATTTTGTCGCGCTCGATCAATTTTGTCGGCAGGAGCTTTCCGCCCATAAACGGCCACAGCGTTTTAGTCATCGCAAGCAACCGTTGCCTCGCAATTTCCTTGGCAAGATCATCCGGCGCGAGTTGCGATGTGAACCCGAGGGGGCAAACGAATCAAGTGAATCCTTTGACGGAGGTGACGAAGATGAATAG
- a CDS encoding thiolase family protein, which translates to MNRQTPIAVIDAVRTPMAKAFTTFSDQSAVQLGTHAVGALLKRAMRKADGFDYRQVDEVIMGNVAGPPDAANIARVIALSAGIPKDRIAHTVNRNCASGMESIIGAWQRIESRRSEFVVAGGTESMSQIPMLVSPKAAKLWMRLAKCRTWKQRIATLAKFRPSHFKPIIGVQLGLTDPVSRMNMGETAELLARQFEITRQQQDQFALRSHQKAAAARKECFLSGEIASLMIGEKTISKDNGPRDEQSLEQLAKLRPFFDRSGTVTAGNSCPLTDGAAAMLLTSIETSLRFDRPLGYISAYAVAGCDPHRMGLGPVYATAKLLDQTGLRLDDFDLVELNEAFAAQVIACQRAFASKRFASEELGRSMAIGELDDDRLNVHGGAIALGHPVGMTGTRLVLTLLRSLRKRGLRKGLATLCVGGGQGVAMMVETELEG; encoded by the coding sequence ATGAATAGGCAAACGCCCATCGCCGTGATCGATGCCGTGCGCACACCAATGGCGAAAGCCTTCACGACGTTTTCGGATCAGTCGGCGGTGCAACTAGGAACTCATGCCGTCGGAGCGCTTTTGAAGCGAGCGATGCGCAAAGCTGATGGTTTTGACTATCGGCAAGTTGACGAAGTGATCATGGGAAATGTCGCCGGACCACCCGATGCGGCAAACATTGCCAGAGTGATTGCATTGTCTGCTGGAATCCCCAAAGACCGAATCGCGCACACCGTTAATCGGAACTGTGCGTCAGGCATGGAATCGATCATCGGTGCTTGGCAGAGAATTGAATCACGACGCAGTGAATTTGTGGTCGCCGGCGGTACCGAATCGATGTCCCAGATTCCGATGTTGGTTTCACCGAAGGCCGCAAAGCTTTGGATGCGGCTAGCGAAATGTCGTACTTGGAAGCAGCGGATCGCAACACTCGCAAAATTCCGACCGAGTCACTTCAAGCCGATCATCGGCGTTCAGCTCGGTCTGACCGATCCGGTCAGCCGGATGAATATGGGGGAGACAGCAGAATTACTGGCCCGACAATTCGAGATCACACGTCAACAACAGGACCAGTTTGCGCTCCGCAGCCATCAGAAAGCGGCGGCGGCTCGAAAGGAGTGCTTCCTTTCCGGTGAGATCGCATCGTTAATGATCGGCGAGAAAACGATCTCGAAAGACAACGGTCCCCGTGACGAACAGTCGCTCGAACAGCTTGCCAAATTGCGTCCGTTTTTTGATCGATCGGGAACTGTTACGGCCGGGAACAGTTGCCCCCTAACTGACGGTGCGGCGGCGATGCTACTGACCAGTATCGAAACGTCGCTGCGATTTGATCGGCCGCTTGGATACATCAGCGCGTACGCGGTTGCCGGTTGCGATCCACATCGGATGGGGCTTGGGCCAGTCTACGCGACGGCAAAGCTACTCGACCAGACCGGATTGCGACTCGATGATTTTGATTTGGTGGAACTAAACGAAGCTTTTGCGGCGCAAGTGATTGCTTGCCAAAGAGCTTTCGCATCAAAACGGTTTGCATCCGAAGAATTAGGTCGATCGATGGCGATTGGCGAGTTGGATGACGATCGGCTGAACGTTCACGGTGGGGCGATCGCATTGGGGCATCCGGTAGGGATGACGGGCACACGATTGGTACTGACGCTACTGCGGTCGCTGCGGAAACGGGGATTGCGGAAAGGCTTGGCGACGTTGTGTGTCGGCGGCGGACAAGGGGTGGCAATGATGGTCGAAACCGAACTGGAGGGCTAA
- a CDS encoding 3-hydroxyacyl-CoA dehydrogenase NAD-binding domain-containing protein, with translation MTMQTFKTMTVNCDDAGVMRIVIDVPGRPLNIIDAEVMKELDHVLDEIEHRDDLRLVVFKSGKESGFFAGADVSIIEGIETEDQADQLILAGQRLFDRIERLAVPTLVEIHGPCLGGGLELSLACDYRIARDNSSTKIGLPEIRLGLIPGWGGTQRLTRLVGLKSALDLILKGTHLDAKDAAEIGLVDRAIDPDRWRDELIRIIDQLSRGRRLRRRVNVRRRLFKAVQHSELVRRKIFAVARRVTTKQNMHYPALQAAVHAIADSFRSDSSGYDTEREEFKKLLFTPTCRNLLRLFFSREKARQRHTWTPKQDHVIHDHPIRKIGVVGGGVMGAGIAHCAATRGFNVMIKEVDPSTVDHARKRIEGLVGEYVRHKHLDSDAAKRLLSSVKFTTDSIAFSDAECVVEAVVERMDVKTAVLDQVEQFVSNAAIVATNTSALSVTEMARSMQHPERFAGLHFFNPVGRMELVEVVRGERTSDATVAKLVGFVKALGKTPVVTKDSPGFIVNRILFPYLGEAMLMVQQGDGIQEIDSSMKSFGMPMGPLRLLDKVGLDVALHVARTLQSTMPAVSSVIGILSDLVDRGELGNKTGKGFYDYSHKRPRPRSGRKLLRYFVQPPPSIDFIDDGLEPMQRRLVYPMLLEAKRCLAEGVVEEGWAIDLAMVLGTGFAPHRGGPMQVLSSIGMAHFHANLARLNLQLGDRFADTDAITPTSSGFSQLQKQGDRS, from the coding sequence ATGACGATGCAAACTTTTAAAACAATGACCGTCAACTGCGACGATGCCGGCGTAATGCGGATCGTGATTGATGTTCCCGGACGACCGTTGAACATTATCGATGCGGAAGTCATGAAGGAACTCGATCATGTCCTTGACGAAATTGAACATCGCGATGACTTACGTTTGGTGGTGTTCAAAAGCGGTAAAGAAAGCGGCTTTTTCGCCGGAGCGGACGTTTCAATCATCGAAGGTATCGAAACAGAGGATCAGGCCGATCAGCTGATCCTCGCCGGACAACGTTTATTTGATCGAATCGAACGGCTGGCTGTTCCGACGCTCGTCGAGATTCATGGGCCGTGTTTAGGCGGCGGTTTGGAACTGTCGCTGGCCTGTGACTACCGAATCGCTCGTGACAACAGCAGCACGAAAATAGGATTACCTGAAATTCGTCTCGGCTTGATCCCCGGTTGGGGAGGGACGCAGCGTTTGACGCGACTTGTCGGTTTGAAATCGGCTTTGGACTTGATCCTAAAAGGAACTCACTTAGACGCGAAGGATGCTGCCGAGATCGGGTTGGTCGATCGTGCGATCGATCCCGATCGTTGGCGAGACGAACTGATTCGGATCATCGATCAACTTTCTCGCGGTCGAAGACTTCGTCGCAGGGTGAACGTGCGAAGGCGTTTGTTCAAAGCGGTACAGCACAGTGAACTAGTACGACGCAAAATCTTTGCGGTGGCTCGTCGGGTAACCACGAAGCAAAACATGCACTACCCGGCTCTGCAAGCCGCGGTCCATGCGATAGCGGACTCGTTCCGTTCGGACTCGTCCGGCTATGACACCGAACGCGAAGAGTTTAAAAAGCTGTTGTTCACTCCGACGTGTCGCAACTTGTTGAGATTGTTCTTCTCTCGTGAAAAAGCTCGTCAACGTCATACCTGGACACCAAAGCAAGACCATGTGATTCATGATCATCCGATTCGCAAGATAGGTGTCGTTGGTGGAGGAGTGATGGGGGCGGGGATCGCGCATTGCGCTGCCACGCGCGGATTTAATGTGATGATCAAAGAGGTCGATCCATCGACCGTCGACCATGCAAGGAAACGCATCGAAGGCTTGGTGGGCGAATATGTTCGACACAAACACTTGGATTCCGATGCCGCAAAACGATTGCTTTCATCGGTCAAGTTCACCACCGACTCGATCGCGTTCTCAGATGCCGAATGTGTTGTCGAAGCTGTCGTCGAACGGATGGATGTGAAGACCGCGGTGCTCGACCAAGTTGAGCAATTCGTGTCGAACGCGGCGATTGTCGCAACGAACACTTCCGCCCTGTCAGTCACCGAGATGGCTCGTTCGATGCAGCACCCCGAACGTTTCGCAGGGCTGCATTTCTTTAACCCCGTCGGGCGAATGGAGCTCGTGGAGGTGGTTCGTGGCGAACGGACCAGTGACGCAACGGTCGCAAAGCTCGTGGGCTTCGTCAAAGCCCTCGGGAAGACTCCGGTCGTGACGAAGGACTCTCCGGGTTTTATTGTCAACCGGATCCTGTTCCCATATCTCGGCGAAGCGATGTTGATGGTCCAGCAGGGCGACGGCATTCAAGAGATCGATTCGTCGATGAAGTCGTTCGGAATGCCGATGGGGCCGTTGCGATTGCTCGACAAGGTCGGCTTGGACGTCGCTTTGCATGTCGCGCGAACGCTGCAATCGACAATGCCAGCGGTGTCCTCGGTGATCGGGATATTGAGTGACTTGGTCGATCGCGGTGAGCTTGGAAACAAGACAGGAAAGGGGTTTTACGACTACTCACATAAACGACCGCGACCACGATCGGGGCGTAAGCTGTTGCGGTATTTTGTTCAGCCACCGCCATCGATTGATTTCATCGACGACGGGCTTGAACCCATGCAACGTCGATTGGTCTATCCGATGCTTTTGGAAGCCAAACGATGTTTGGCCGAGGGCGTTGTCGAAGAGGGTTGGGCGATCGATTTGGCCATGGTACTTGGGACCGGGTTCGCACCACATCGCGGCGGGCCGATGCAAGTGCTATCGAGTATCGGCATGGCCCACTTTCATGCAAACCTGGCTCGGTTAAACCTGCAATTGGGTGACCGATTTGCAGACACGGATGCTATCACGCCAACTTCGTCAGGATTTTCACAGCTTCAGAAACAGGGAGATCGATCATGA